ACCTCGGCGGCGACGGTCACCTGGGCGTCGCGCAAGTCGGCTCGCGCCGCTCCGGCTTCGGCTCGGGCCGACTCCACGCCGCGGCGGACGCGACCGAACAGGTCGATCTCCCAGCCGGCGTCGAAGCCGGCCTGGTAGGTCTCGCTCTCGACGCGCTCGCCGTTCGAGCCCGGCTGCTGCTGGTCGCTCTTCTGATAGCCGCCGCTGGCGGTGACGCGCGGGATCTGGTCGAGGCGGGCGTCCTTGAACAGGGCGCGGGCCTCGTCCACCCGGGCGACCGCGACCCTGAGGTCGAGGTTGCCTGACAGGGCCTGGGTGACCAGGCTGTCCAGCACCGGATCGTTGAACGCCTTCCACCACTGGGCTTCGGGGTTGGCGCTGGAGAAGGCGCCGGCCGGGGCGTTCTGCAGGACCACCGGCGCGGTGACCGGGGTCTTGTAGTCGGGTCCCACGGCGCAGGCCGAGAGCAGCAGCATGCTGGCGAACAGGCCCAGCTGAACCCGCAGGTTCCGCCAGCCGTAGTTAGGAGTGAGAGCTTGAGACATCAGTGCGCCTCCACGGGCGTAGTCCGGGCCGCCTTCAGCGCCGCCCGGCGGGCGGTGTTGCGGCGGATGACGAAGTAGAAGATCGGGGTCAGGACCAGGCCGAAGACCGTCACGCCCAGCATGCCGGAGAACACCGCCACGCCCATGGCATGGCGCATTTCGGCGCCCGCCCCGTGCGAGGTGACCAGCGGCCACACGCCCATGATGAAGGCGATCGAGGTCATCAGGATCGGCCGCAGGCGCAGGCGACAGGCTTCCAGCACCGCTTGCAGCGGCGTGTCGCCATGCTCCTCTCGCTCCTTGGCGAATTCGACGATCAGGATGGCGTTCTTACAGGCCAGGCCCACCAGCACGATCAGCCCGATCTGGGTGAAGATGTTGTTGTCGCCATGGGTCAGCAGCACGCCGGCCAGAGCCGACAGCAGGGTCATCGGCACGATCAGGATGACCACCAGCGGCAGGCTCCAGCTTTCGTACTGGGCGACCAGCACCAGGAAGGCCAGCAGCACGCAGATCGGGAAGACGTAGATCGCCGTGTTGCCCGCCAGGATCTGCTGATAGGTCAGCTCGGTCCATTCGAAGCCCATGCCGTTGGGCAGTTCCTTGGCCGCCAGGTCTTCCAGGGCCTTCTGGGCCTGGCCGGACGAGAAGCCGGGCGCCGGGCCGCCGTTGATTTCGGCGGTCAGCATGCCGTTGTAGTGGCTTTCGCGGTCGGGACCGGTGGCCTCCTTGAAGCTGATGAAGCTGCCCAGCGGGATCATCTGGCCCGACCCGTTGCGGGTCTGCAGACGCAGCATCTGTTCGGGTTGCAGGCGGAATTTCTGATCAGCCTGGACGTTGACCTCGTAGGTGCGGCCAAAGCGGTTGAAGTCGTTGACGTACAGCGAGCCCAGATAGACCTGCATGGTCTCGAAGAGGTCGGTCAGCGACACGCCCGAGGCTCGCGCCTTTTCGCGGTCGATGTCGGCCTGGATCTTCGGAACCCCGACCTGGTAGCTGGAGAACACGCCGACCAGGGCGGGGTCCTTGCGGGCCTTGTCCATCAGGTTCTGGGTGGCGGCGTAGAGCTCGTCGGAACCCAGGCCGGCCTTGTCGACGATCTGCATGCGGAAGCCGCCGATCGTGCCCAGCCCTTGCACCGAAGGCGGCGGGAAGACCGCGATCTGGGCGTCGGGAATGGCGCCGAACTTCTGGTTCAGCGAAGCGACGATGGCGCCGGCGGACTCCGTCTTGTCGTGACGATCCTTGAAGTCGTCGAGGGCCAGGAACACCGCGCCGGAGTTGGGGCTGTTGATCAGCCCGTTCACCGACAGGCCGGGGAAGGCGATGGCGTGCTTGACCCCCGGCACCTTCAGGGCGATGTCGCCCATCTGGCGGATGACCGCCTCGGTGCGGTCCAGCGAGGCGGCGTCGGGCAGTTGCACGACGGCGACCACATAGGCCTTGTCCTGCTGGGGCACGAAGCCGCCCGGGGTCTTGGCGAAGGCGCCGATCGTCAGCAGCAGCAGCACGCCGTAGATGATCAGGCCGGCCGTCGACTTACCGAGGGTCTTGGCCACCCCGCCGACATAGCCGTGCGAGGCCTTGGCGAAGAAGCGGTTGAACGGGTTGAACAGCCAGCCCAGGGCCGCGTCGATGGCCTTCTGGAAGCGGTCCTTTGGCGCGTCGTGGCTGCGCAGCAGGACGGCGGCCAGGGCCGGCGACAGGGTCAGGGAGTTGAAGGCCGAGATCACCGTCGAGATGGCGATGGTCAGGGCGAACTGGCGGTAGAACTGGCCCGACAGGCCGCTGATGAAGGCGGTCGGGATGAACACCGCGCACAGCACCAGGGCCGTGGAGATGATCGGTCCGGTGACCTCGCTCATGGCCTTGCGCGTGGCCGCCACGGGTTCGAGCCCGTCGGTGATGTTGCGCTCGACGTTCTCGACCACGACGATGGCGTCGTCGACCACGATGCCGATGGCCAGCACCAGGCCGAACAGCGTCAGGGCGTTGAGGCCGAAGCCCAGCATCAGCAGCACCGCGAAGGTGCCGACCAGCGAGACGGGCACGGCGATCAGCGGAATGATCGAGGCGCGCCAGCCTTGCAGGAACAGCACCACCACCAGCACCACCAGGATGATGGCCTCGATCAGGGTGTGGATCACCGAGTTGATCGATTCCTGCACGAAGGCGGTGGTGTCGTAGACGATCTCGTAGTCGACGCCTTCGGGGAATTCCTTCTTCAGCTCCTTCATCGTCTTCTTGATGTCGGAAGCCATTTGCAGGGCGTTCGAGCCGGGGCGCTGGAAGATCGGCATGGCCACGGCCGACTTGTTGTCGAGCAGCGAGCGCAGGGCGTAGTTGTTGGCGCCCATCTCCACGCGGGCCACGTCGCCCAGGTGGGTGATCTCACCGTTCTCGCCCGAGCGGATGATGACGTCGCGGAACTGCTCTTCGTCGGTCAGGCGGCCAGGGGCGTTGATCGACAGCTGGAAGTCGGCGCCGGTGTTGGTGGGCGGGGCCCCCAGCTGGCCGGCGGCGACCTGGACGTTCTGTTCGCGCAGCGCCTTGACCACGTCGCCGGCCGTCATGTTCAGCGAGGCCAGCTTCTCGGGATCCAGCCAGATCCGCATCGAGTAGGCGCCGGCCCCGAAGATCTGAACGTCGCCCACGCCGTCGACGCGCTTGAGGCGGTCCTTGATGTTCAGCTGGGCGTAGTTGCTCAGATAGAGCATGTCGTAGCGATTGTTCGGCGAGATCATGTGCACGACCATGGTCAGGTCGGGCGAGGCCTTGTCGGTGGTCACGCCGACGCGCTGCACCTCCTGGGGCAGTTTCGGCAGGGCCTGGGCGACGCGGTTCTGCACCTGCACCTGGGCCTTATCGAGATCGGTGCCGAGGGCGAAGGTGACGGTCAGGACCATCGCGCCGTCGGCGGCCGACTGCGAGGACTGGTAGAGCATGCCCTCGACGCCGTTGATCGCCTGCTCCAGCGGAGCGGCGACGGTCTGGCCGATGACGGCGGGGTTGGCCCCTGGATAGGCGGCGCGCACGACCACGGTCGGCGGCACCACCTCGGGATATTCCGAGATCGGCAGGCGGGGCAGAGCCACCAACCCAGCGATGAAGATGACGATCGAGAGCACGGCGGCGAAGCGCGGCCGGCTCACGAAGAAGTTCGAGAAGTTCATGGGAGGCGCCTATTTCGGGCGAATAAAAAGGGGGGAGGAGGCAAAGAGGGGGCGTGGGGAGCCCGCGAGGGGCTCCCTGAAACCTTCGATCCTTGGGTGAGCGGAGAGCTCTAGTTCTGGGAAACGCTGTTGATCATCGCGACCCGCTGGGGACCGGTCTCGAACTGCGAGAGGTCGGCCGACAGGTCGGTCTTGATGGTCACGGGATTGACCGTGTCGCCCGGCTTGACCTTCTGCAGGCCGCCGACGATCACCCGGTCGCCCGGCTTCAGGCCGGTGCGGATGATGCGCAGGTTGCCGGCCAACGGGCCGATCTCCACGGTGCGGTACTCGGCCTTGTTGTTGGCGCCGACCACCACGACGTAGCGTTTGCCCAGGTCGGTCGCCACCGCGCGGTCGGGGGCCAGGGCCACCGTCGCCGAGCTGTCGCTGACCATGCGGATGCGGGCGAACAGGCCGGGGGTGAACCGGCCGTCGGCGTTGGCGAAGATCGCCCGGCCGTTGATCGTGCCGCTCTTGGCGTCCATGGCGTTGTCGATGAACTTCAGCTGGCCCTGGTGCGGATAACCGTCCTCGGTCATCAACCCCATATAGACCGGGCTGGCCTTGCCGCGTTCGGCCGAGGCGTACTTCAGGAAGGTCTGCTCGTCGGCGTTGAAGGTGGCGTAGATCGGCGTGTCCGAGACCACGGTGGTCAGCAGGTCGGACGGGGTGACCAGGTTGCCGCGGGTGATCACGGCCTTGGAGACGCGACCGTCGATCGGCGAGACCACGCGGGTCCATTCCAGGTTCAGGCGGGCGGTCTGGTAGGCGGCGTTGGCGGCGCCGAGATTGGCCTGGGCGGCCTTCTCTTCAGCCGACAGGCGGTCGAACTCGCTCTGGGCCAGGGCGTTCTGCTCGATCAGCCGGCGGCCGCGCTCGCGGTTGACGACGGCCAGGTCCAGCTGGGCCTTGGCGCGGGCGACCTCGGCCTCGGCGCGGTTGGCTTCGGCCTGGTAGGGGCGCGGGTCGATCTGGAACAGCACCTGGCCCTTGCTGACGCGGGCGCCTTCCTCGAACCGGGCGCCGTCGACGAAGCCGCTGACGCGCGGACGGATGTCGACGGTGTCGATGGCTTCGAGGCGGCCGGTGAAGTCATCCCACTGGCGCAGTTCCTTGAAGGCCACCGGGGTGATGGTGACCTGGGCGGGCGGCGGGGCGGCTTCTTGCTTGGCCTGCGCGCTGCAGGCGGCCAGCACGGCCATGGCGGCCAGACCGGCGAAAGACGTGAAAACGGGGCGGAGGGACATCGGTGTACCTGTCGGACGGGGAAGCGGGGGAGGAGACGCGAAAGAGATGTTTTCTATTCCCAGACGGGGCGCCGGGATTTCTGGCGGGCTTTCGGCGACGAGATCCAATCCTGGCCGGGCGGACCGTCGGCGCCGGGGCCGATCAGCTTGCCGAGGGAACGGACCGGGCCGGCCGCGAATTCGAGCCAGGCGGCTCGGACCGGTCGGGCGGCGGTGTCTGGGCTTGCGCTCGGGGGCATGGCTCGCTCTCCGTTCCGGGTTAAGAAGAAATGTCGCAGTGGGTGTTGCTTGACGTAGCGGTCATCTGTGACGATGTAGATGGATGTGACGGTACCGTTCGGTATCATTCGTCGCCGTGAGAGATACTGACCGGTAACTCTCACGTCAAGGTGAGGTGCTGTGAAAATGGCTGAGAGAAATTCTGGCGGGGGCAAGATGGACGAGCTGGAGGCGCCCGTGGGCGCTCCGCTGTCCAAAAGACCGGCCCGTGACCGGATCTTCGAAACGGCCCGCGAGCTGTTCTATCAGCACGGCATCCGCGCGGTGGGCGTCGAGGCGATCGCCCACGAGGCCGACGCGACCAAGATGACGCTGTATCGCAACTTCCCATCCAAGGACGAGCTGGTCGCCGAGGTGCTGCGCGAGCAGGAACGCGACTACTGGGCGTGGTGGGACCAGGTGACGTCGTGCTGCTGCGACGATCCGCGCGGTCAGCTGGAGGCGATCTTCGACGCCTTCGAGACCAAGGCCTGCAACGCCGACGTCCACGGCTGCCCGCTATCGAACGCCGCCATCGAGCTGCACGAGGCCGACCATCCGGCCCAGAAGGTGTCGGTGGCCTACAAGCAGCAACTCCACGCCCGGCTGGTCGACCTGTGCAAGCGGGCCGGCGCGAAGGATGAGGATCTGGCCGACGGCCTGATGCTGCTGATGGAAGGCTCCTACACCGCCCGCGTCACCTTGGGCGCTGAAGGTCCGGTGCGCGCCGTGGCGCGCGCGGGTCGGGCGCTGATCAAGGCCCATCTGGACAAGCCGGACTGCTGAGGCGCCAAGCCCTAGGGGCTAAACGCGCCGCGCGAACACCCATCCCCCGATGGGTCCGCGCGGCGCGCGCTGGCGACGTCTAAGGGGAGGGAAAAGACGTCGCTCTCAAAAATCTATCAAACTGATAGGAATTGAGTCCCGGCAGATTTTCTGGCCCCGCCGACAGATCATCGAACGACCCGAGAAACTAAAAACGACGCCAGGAGTTCTGGCTCGCGTCAGTTGCGAGCGGGTCATACCCATGTCGTCAAGTTGTGAGAATGCGAGCCTATAAGATGTGTCGATGTCATCCCCTCGTAGGGCGAATGCCGATCTGACCTCGATGTTTCGGGTCTGGTCGCCGGCCCGAAAAACCGCTCGTTCGCGCCCCTGATCAGGCGCTCCAAGTCTGCTTTGCGTAAGGAGCTCGTCATGGCTCTGTTGATTTCCGTCGCCCCGGCCGAGCAAGGCTGGTCTGTGCGCTCCGAGGCCCTCGAGGCCGAACTCACCTTCGAACGTGGCGGTCGCGCCGAAGCCGCCGCCCGCGATCTCGCCAACCGCCTGGCCGCCTCCGGCCGCGCCGCCGAGGTGCGGGTGTTCCTGCGCGACGGCGCGGAGGCGGGCCGGTTCCTGCACCCGGCGCGGGCCTGGGCCAGCTAGGTCAACCACCACCGGACGGCCAGAAGCGCGAAGCCCAGCAGGATGATGGGGCCGAAAACCCGGAACGTGTAGCGGGTGATCCGCTCTGGAAAAAAGGTGTCGAACGCGCCTTCCTTGGTCGCGCCGTACCTGATGGCGATCGCGGTCAGCGGGCATCTGAAGCCATTGGTCGCGAACACCACGCTTTCGACGGCGACCAGGCCGCTGGCGATCCACAGCCAAGGTCCGTGGGCGCCGGTCAGGCCGGCGTAGAGGACGACCAGAGACGCCAAGGCCATGACCACATAGATCGCCGTATGCACGGCGCGCACCAGCGTCAGGCTCTGGGCGTCGGTCATCGCGTCTTTACAGCCATCCATCCTTGTGGAACCGCGCGTACAGCACGCCGCAGATCACCGCGATCGCCACCATCACCGCGGGATAGCCCCACGTCCAGCCAAGCTCCGGCATGTGCTGGAAATTCATGCCGTAGATCCCGGCCACCGCCGTGGGCACCGCCAGGATGGCGGCCCAGGCGGCCAGCTTGCGGGTGATGGCGCTCTGGCGCTGCTGTTCCAGCAGGGACGCGGCTTCGAACACCGAGGTGATCACCTCGCGTAGGGCGTCGACCATGCCCTCGACCTTCTGCGTGTGATCCAGCACGTCGCGGAAATAGGGGCGGACGTCGTCGTCCAGGCACGGCGCGTCCAGGTGTTCCAGTCGCCCGCAGACCTCGCTCATGGGCGACAGCACCCGCTTGAAGCGGATCAGGTCGCGGCGCAGGTGGAACAGGCGCTTGACCTCGGCGTGGCTGAGGAAGGTCTCGAGCGTGCGCCGCTCGATGTCCAGGACCTCGTCTTCCAGGGCCTGGATGATCGGCAGATAGCCGTCGACCACGAAGTCGAGCACCGCGTGCAGCACGTAGTCCGAGCCCTTGGCCAGCAAGGTCGGCGAGGCCTCCAACTGGGCGCGCAGCTCGGTGTGGGCGCGGGCCGAGCCGTGGCGGACGGTGATCAGGTGGCCTTCGCCGACGAAGATCGCCGTCTCGCCATAGGCGATCTGGGCGTCGACCAGCTGGGCGGTGCGGGCCACCACGAACAGCTCGCGACCATAGACCTCGACCTTGGGTCGCTGGTGGGCGTTCAGGGCGTCCTCGATCGCCAGGGGGTGCAGCTTGAAGCGGGTCCGCAACCGCTCCATCTCGGCCTCGCTGGGTTCGTACAGGCCGATCCACACGAACTCGCCCGGCTTGGTGACGAGGGCGTCGGCCTGGTCGAGGCTGACCTCGCGGGTCCGAGCGCCGTCCTTGTAGATATAGGCCGCGACAACGCTCATGAGGGGTCCTGACGGGCGGTTTCGTCCCGCAAGGTGGGACGGCGGAGAATCCTCGAAGCCAACGCTTCGGCTTTCGTCCGGTTCATGTTTAGCCTCTCGCCAACATCGCGAACGCCGTTCATTGTGAACTGAACCGTGGTTGCGGTAACATTGATCGATCGCCCGAAGCGGCGGCGCCAAGGGATGACGGGGGAGATGCGAATGGGAAGCGACGCCGCGAAACCGGTGAAGGGCGCCAAGGGCGGCCGCGCCGTGGGGCGCAAGGACGCCCTGGTCATCGGGGCCGCCTCGGTCGGCACCGTGTTCGAGTGGTACGACTTCTATCTGTACGGCTCGCTGGCGACCTACATCACCAGGCACTTCTTCTCGGGCGTCAACGAGACGACCGGCTACATCTTCGCCCTGCTGGCCTTCGCCGCCGGCTTCGCTGTGCGGCCGTTCGGGGCGCTGGTGTTCGGCCGGCTGGGCGACCTGTGGGGCCGCAAGAACACCTTCCTGGTCACCATGCTGCTGATGGGGCTGTCGACCTTCGTGGTCGGCCTGCTGCCCAGCTACGCCCAGATCGGCATCGCCGCGCCCATCGCCCTGGTGATCATGCGCCTGGTCCAGGGCCTGGCCCTGGGCGGCGAGTATGGCGGCGCCGCGACCTATGTGGCCGAGCACGCCCCGCCCGGACGGCGCGGTTTCTACACCAGCTTCATCCAGGTGACGGCGACCTTCGGCCTGTTCCTCAGCCTGGTGGTGATCCTGCTGACCCGCGGCGCGGTGGGCGACGACGCCTTCCAGGCCTTCGGCTGGCGCATTCCGTTCCTGATCTCGGTGCTGCTGCTGGGCGTGTCGCTGTGGATCCGCCTGCAACTGGCCGAGAGCCCGTCGTTCCAGAAAATGGTCGACGAGGGCAAGGGCAGCAAGAAGCCCCTGGCCGACTCGTTCGCCAAGTGGGGCAATCTGAAGATCGTGCTGCTGGCCCTGGTGGGGCTGACCGCCGGCCAGGCCGTGGTCTGGTATACCGGCCAGTTCTACGCGCTGTTCTTTCTGGAGAAGATGCTCAAGGTCGACGGCGGCACGACCAACCTGCTGGTGGCCATCGCCTTGCTGATCGGCACGCCGTTCTTCGTGATCTTCGGCTGGCTGTCGGACAAGATCGGCCGCAAGCCCATCATCATGCTGGGCTGCATCCTGGCGGCCCTGACCTATTTCCCGCTGTTCAAGACCCTGACGACGGCCGCCAATCCTCAGCTGGCGGCGGCCGTGGCCAGCGCCCCGGTCACCGTGGTGGCCGACCCGGCCGACTGCTCGTTCCAGTTCGATCCGGTGGGCAAGACGGTGTTCAACCGCTCGTGCGACCTGGCCAAGTCGTACCTGGCCAAGGCCGGCGTCACCTACGCCAACCAGGCCGCGCCGGCGGGCTCGGTCGCCCAGGTGAAGATCGGCCAGGCGACCCTCGCCTCGTTCCCGGGTCAGACCCTCGACAAGGCCGCGTTCAAGGCCAGGAAGACGGCTTGGGAAAAGGAACTGGGCGCGGCGCTGAAGACCGCCGGCTATCCGGCCAAGGCCGACGACGCGGCGATGAATAAGCCGCTGGTGGTCGGGGTGCTGGCGATCCTGGTGCTGTACGTGACCATGGTCTACGGCCCGATCGCCGCCATGTTGGTCGAGCTGTTCCCGACCAACATCCGCTACACCTCGATGAGCCTGCCCTACCATATCGGCAACGGCTGGTTCGGGGGCTTCCTGCCGACCACGGCCTTCGCCATGGTCGCGGCCACGGGCAATATCTATTACGGCCTCTGGTATCCGATCGTCGTGGCCGGGGTCACGGCGGTGGTGGGCGTCCTGTTCCTGAAGGAAACCAAGGACGTCGATATCGAAGCCTAGGGCGGTGGGCCGGGGGCTCAGCTCCCGGCCAGCAGGCCGTCGATGCGCGCGGTCTGGACGTTCTCGCGGCGCGCGTCGAGATAGGCCGTCACCCGGTCCAGCATCTGCTCGGCCTGGTTCAGGCCGCCCAGGGCCCAGTCGATCTCGCTGACCGTGCGGTGGTCGCCGTGCAGGCGTTCGCGTGAAGCGGTCAGGGCCCGCATGGCCACCGCGTGCAGGGCGGTCATGTCGCGGCAGGCCTCGGCCGCCATCCAGCCGACGGCGGCCATGCGGCGGGCTCGGCTCAAGGCCGCCTCGGCGTCGCGCTGGCGGTTTTCGGCCTCGCGTAGCACGGCCTGGGCCCGACTCAGCTGGCGCGCGCCGCTCTCCGCGATTTGGCGCCTTTGCCGGCGCTCGCCGTCGCACGCGGCCTTCATGTCGCGCAGGGCTTGCGCCCAGTCATCCGGCTCTCGCGGGTTGCCTGGAGTCTCCGAGAGATTCCGTTTCCCGAAGATCGCCATTTCCTTCCAAGTTTGACGAACCATAGAGTCCTCCATGACCCTGCTGCGTCGTCATGTTTCTTCGGAATCTCTCGGTCTGCTATGCGATGCGTGCCAATCGTACACCTTATTCTCGTGAATTTGAGTATTAATGAATAATATTAAATTAACTATACATAAGACTTGGTTATCAAGCTGTGCCATTCGAAAAGTTGTAATTTTGTCTGTTGTTTCGATGCTTTCTAGTGGTTTCACCTTACTTACAACAAAGAAGGGTCATGCCATCCTCAAAGGGTGAATCGGGCGTGACGACAGGTGCGATCGCTTTAAGGTCATGGCGTGGACGCCATTGATCGCATCGTCTCCGCCAGGAGAGGTCCGATGGACAAGGAAAGCGTGAGGGAGTCCGAGTCTCAATCTTGGTCGAACGTCGACTGGCGGCGCGCCAGGACGGTCAAGTCGGGCGTCGACGATCTGTCCCAGGACGGGTTCGACGAGCATCGCTCGTTCGGGGCGCGGGCGACG
The window above is part of the Caulobacter soli genome. Proteins encoded here:
- a CDS encoding efflux RND transporter permease subunit — protein: MNFSNFFVSRPRFAAVLSIVIFIAGLVALPRLPISEYPEVVPPTVVVRAAYPGANPAVIGQTVAAPLEQAINGVEGMLYQSSQSAADGAMVLTVTFALGTDLDKAQVQVQNRVAQALPKLPQEVQRVGVTTDKASPDLTMVVHMISPNNRYDMLYLSNYAQLNIKDRLKRVDGVGDVQIFGAGAYSMRIWLDPEKLASLNMTAGDVVKALREQNVQVAAGQLGAPPTNTGADFQLSINAPGRLTDEEQFRDVIIRSGENGEITHLGDVARVEMGANNYALRSLLDNKSAVAMPIFQRPGSNALQMASDIKKTMKELKKEFPEGVDYEIVYDTTAFVQESINSVIHTLIEAIILVVLVVVLFLQGWRASIIPLIAVPVSLVGTFAVLLMLGFGLNALTLFGLVLAIGIVVDDAIVVVENVERNITDGLEPVAATRKAMSEVTGPIISTALVLCAVFIPTAFISGLSGQFYRQFALTIAISTVISAFNSLTLSPALAAVLLRSHDAPKDRFQKAIDAALGWLFNPFNRFFAKASHGYVGGVAKTLGKSTAGLIIYGVLLLLTIGAFAKTPGGFVPQQDKAYVVAVVQLPDAASLDRTEAVIRQMGDIALKVPGVKHAIAFPGLSVNGLINSPNSGAVFLALDDFKDRHDKTESAGAIVASLNQKFGAIPDAQIAVFPPPSVQGLGTIGGFRMQIVDKAGLGSDELYAATQNLMDKARKDPALVGVFSSYQVGVPKIQADIDREKARASGVSLTDLFETMQVYLGSLYVNDFNRFGRTYEVNVQADQKFRLQPEQMLRLQTRNGSGQMIPLGSFISFKEATGPDRESHYNGMLTAEINGGPAPGFSSGQAQKALEDLAAKELPNGMGFEWTELTYQQILAGNTAIYVFPICVLLAFLVLVAQYESWSLPLVVILIVPMTLLSALAGVLLTHGDNNIFTQIGLIVLVGLACKNAILIVEFAKEREEHGDTPLQAVLEACRLRLRPILMTSIAFIMGVWPLVTSHGAGAEMRHAMGVAVFSGMLGVTVFGLVLTPIFYFVIRRNTARRAALKAARTTPVEAH
- a CDS encoding efflux RND transporter periplasmic adaptor subunit gives rise to the protein MSLRPVFTSFAGLAAMAVLAACSAQAKQEAAPPPAQVTITPVAFKELRQWDDFTGRLEAIDTVDIRPRVSGFVDGARFEEGARVSKGQVLFQIDPRPYQAEANRAEAEVARAKAQLDLAVVNRERGRRLIEQNALAQSEFDRLSAEEKAAQANLGAANAAYQTARLNLEWTRVVSPIDGRVSKAVITRGNLVTPSDLLTTVVSDTPIYATFNADEQTFLKYASAERGKASPVYMGLMTEDGYPHQGQLKFIDNAMDAKSGTINGRAIFANADGRFTPGLFARIRMVSDSSATVALAPDRAVATDLGKRYVVVVGANNKAEYRTVEIGPLAGNLRIIRTGLKPGDRVIVGGLQKVKPGDTVNPVTIKTDLSADLSQFETGPQRVAMINSVSQN
- a CDS encoding TetR/AcrR family transcriptional regulator, which produces MAERNSGGGKMDELEAPVGAPLSKRPARDRIFETARELFYQHGIRAVGVEAIAHEADATKMTLYRNFPSKDELVAEVLREQERDYWAWWDQVTSCCCDDPRGQLEAIFDAFETKACNADVHGCPLSNAAIELHEADHPAQKVSVAYKQQLHARLVDLCKRAGAKDEDLADGLMLLMEGSYTARVTLGAEGPVRAVARAGRALIKAHLDKPDC
- the corA gene encoding magnesium/cobalt transporter CorA, with product MSVVAAYIYKDGARTREVSLDQADALVTKPGEFVWIGLYEPSEAEMERLRTRFKLHPLAIEDALNAHQRPKVEVYGRELFVVARTAQLVDAQIAYGETAIFVGEGHLITVRHGSARAHTELRAQLEASPTLLAKGSDYVLHAVLDFVVDGYLPIIQALEDEVLDIERRTLETFLSHAEVKRLFHLRRDLIRFKRVLSPMSEVCGRLEHLDAPCLDDDVRPYFRDVLDHTQKVEGMVDALREVITSVFEAASLLEQQRQSAITRKLAAWAAILAVPTAVAGIYGMNFQHMPELGWTWGYPAVMVAIAVICGVLYARFHKDGWL
- a CDS encoding MFS transporter — translated: MGSDAAKPVKGAKGGRAVGRKDALVIGAASVGTVFEWYDFYLYGSLATYITRHFFSGVNETTGYIFALLAFAAGFAVRPFGALVFGRLGDLWGRKNTFLVTMLLMGLSTFVVGLLPSYAQIGIAAPIALVIMRLVQGLALGGEYGGAATYVAEHAPPGRRGFYTSFIQVTATFGLFLSLVVILLTRGAVGDDAFQAFGWRIPFLISVLLLGVSLWIRLQLAESPSFQKMVDEGKGSKKPLADSFAKWGNLKIVLLALVGLTAGQAVVWYTGQFYALFFLEKMLKVDGGTTNLLVAIALLIGTPFFVIFGWLSDKIGRKPIIMLGCILAALTYFPLFKTLTTAANPQLAAAVASAPVTVVADPADCSFQFDPVGKTVFNRSCDLAKSYLAKAGVTYANQAAPAGSVAQVKIGQATLASFPGQTLDKAAFKARKTAWEKELGAALKTAGYPAKADDAAMNKPLVVGVLAILVLYVTMVYGPIAAMLVELFPTNIRYTSMSLPYHIGNGWFGGFLPTTAFAMVAATGNIYYGLWYPIVVAGVTAVVGVLFLKETKDVDIEA